CAGAACTCCTATGTGGAACCTCATAAAATTCGAGATATCCCTGTAACTATTATGGATGTAAGTTTATTTcaccttcattttttaaatacttttttttccccagacatCACTTGGAAACTCTTGGAAACTCTTGGAAAGCAGGGCCTGGGTATTGTGTTAGCAacttaataaatatttgcagcatttaattttgcatttaaatagtTTTTTCTACTGACTGGATAAGACAGTGGCTTTTCTGTGTTGAGCTAATGGCTGTTACTGCACAGAATACCCAAATGTTTACCTATCAGTGTTAGCTTTCTAGTCGCTGATGCTTaacttgtttgcttgttttgtttcattaaaacTGTTCCACAGACAAGCTGGCAACTGCTTCTAGAAACAGGGTCCACTCAGTTGATTTAATAAGCAAAATCCTCCTAATTAACTGCTGTGACTTGTTGCACAGGTGTTTGACCAGAGTGCGCTCTCAactgaagcaaaagaagaaatgtataaGCTTTATCCTAATGCCAGAAGAGCTCATCTCAAAACAGGAGGCAATTTCCCTTATCTCTGCAGGAGTGCTGAGGTCAATTTATACATTCAAGTGAGTGTCTGCATTCAAAGCTAATCTACAGCTGTGTTGCTGAAACAGCAATAGGAAACTTTTtctgagctctttttttttgcctgcctGCTCTGTTTACTCATGCTCCCATATCACTGATACAGAAGAACTGCACTGCAGGTTGCCATGTTTATCAAGGGTTGGCTTTGGGGGCTTGGTTGCTGGCTGTTTCCTCTGTCCCTCATCTATACTCTTGTATTCCAGGCCAACAATTTCATCCTCACAGAAAAATAACCCTTAAAGAATGTCTCACTCTACACCAGTGTCActcttattttctgtatctaACAGATTCATTTACTGCAGTTCCATGGTACCCGGTATGCAGCCATTGATCCCTCTATGGTCAGTGCAGAAGAACTAGAGGTCCAAAAGATCAGTCTTCATAGCAGTAGTGAGCAAGAAGAGCAGTAGGTTTATGACTGCCAGTGAGAATGAGGCATCGGTTTGGTGGTCTTCCTGTGTACAATCATCTGTTCCTACTCTGCCTTTCTCCTTGTGTCAGCCGGTTACCACTGTGCGACTCCAGCAGGATCAAGGCAGTGAGCCGCTCGCGGACAATAAGCACTGAGCAGTGTAACAGGACATCTGTTTAATTTTCAGTCTCTGAATTCAAGAAGGTACCTTGGAAGActacagttttaaaaacaaggaCATTTTTGCTACCAAAGTCTTCACTATCATGTTCTCACACAGAatggtatttctttttatattttcactcAGCTGTACATATTGCCACATGCAGTTTGTGTACTTATAAGCTGACATATATTTTTGTTGAATGTTTAAAGATGTTTAAGTGCCAATGTTGCCATCACTTATTTGCTCTAAATGTTGTGTTGCAAGTTAGTTTCTATTTGAAATTTTTAACTTTCTTGCTAGCtgttaaaaatagttttcaatAAAACTTTGATTTCAGCAATTGCCTCTTCTACTGATTACAAGAGAACAGAAGCGTGGCTTTCTGAGGTCTAGGTCTACCTGTACAGGTACCTTTTAGAAGTTAAGGAATCTTCTGCATGAACTTGCCTCTTGTGTTGAACAGTTCTACTTACAAGGTTGTGGTGGGTCAGCAATGAGACAGAATTgcacatttttttgttgttgttggattcgtttctttatgtattttttctttttttaagaaaagaatgaCTAGGATATAATATGCAATAGTGTGCAAATTTAACAGTAAAATTCTGATTCATTGAAATACAGACATTATTTCTACTCAAAACACtctaaaaatacaaaagctgaCGAGTCAAATCTGTGTTTATGAAAACTGGCCTTATGAGAGATTATGTAAAATAATCAATGCTAACATCTTTGAGTTATAACAGTAAAATCCACACAGCGGTGCTCTAGATGAAAACATTCAGGTTTCTAGATGAAAACTTCAGGTCATCTTAACAACTTCACTCTTTGTTTCCTAGAACACAGATAACTCCGTGCTCATCTAGGCTTTTCAAGTTACCCAGCTGATTTATAAATGTTACACCGATGAAGTTAACGATCTTctccttaaagatcacagacCATGCAGTCACCTCAACTTTTCTGAACAAACTCCTGTGCTAAGAGGGAAGTTGAGAACAAATCTAAGGCGCAAGCActagaaacaaacacaaaacagataAGCAAAGaacatttctcaaaacaaaggCATTCTCCCCAGTTTATAAAATTGACAATTAAAAACTTATATACAAAATTGTGACACAAACAAGTTACAGTACaatactgcagtattttctgatAGTCTCACTTGCCATGCTGTGACTTACCTCTTATTACAGTATTTGGAACATACGGAATAGCCAATAAAATCCCACTTCTTTATAAAGGAGGCATTTGGACTGCTACTGTTTGCTGATATCCTGGTAGTTCCAGACcaagaaggaagcagcagtgacTTTTATGACAAGCCCTGAACTTACAGCTGCCTTCTGGTAAGTAGCATAGCAAGTGATTCTCTTGTAGCTCATAAGACAGCCAGTGACAACCAGTGGGGGTTACATTGCTGTGCACTTCTTTGGAGAAGCAGGGTCTGCGTTTGCTTTTTTCCGAATGCTTTCTGTAAAAGAGAATTTTCTGAGCATTAAGGGTTTGGGTGGGTATTGATAACACAGTATGATTACTAATGGATGTTTTGATCCGTGTTTGCTGGTTGTTCTCATGCTGCAGGCATAAAGCTGTGGCGggatgcattaatttatcaaagaACTAAAAGAGAAATGACATATGGAGTGGTGGTAAGGGGCGAGACATGGCACAGTGTCTTGCAGCCCCTGTGATTTGGTTTCATTTAAGTTTTTCTCTGTATGCTGTATTAGCAACAGAATTCAGCTAGTGCTTAGTGTGTACtgtttgaaggaaaacaaaagtgttACCTGCTAAATCTCTTCTTCCAATGCCCACAAGACCTTCATACAACCCCTTGACTGGATTTTCTCCTGCCATGATCACACCGTGAAGCCAGATTAGCAACATCCTGTGGCCATGCTCTCTGTAGCTTGCAGTACCTGGTGAAATGAAACTGACtgaaactctgcactttgcaaTCCATTGCCCTGACTGAAGCTGATTTCTGACCTCCTGTGTCTGAACGCCCCTCCTCTTTGGATTTGAGGCTGTAAAGTACAATCTGTCTTAACTCCTGTTTGGTCAGATTGCTAGATTAATATTAAAGCTAACTTAGGAGGTGATGGATGAGCTTGGGCTTGTCAGGCAACCTTTTATATCAGTACAGAATTTCAGCCTTTGAAGCATAGCTTAGTTCCTTGCTTGCATTATGCAAACTACAGGGGCTCCCTATGGTGACCACCAAACTGGCAGTGATCTGTTTCCAGAACCTGGTGCTACTAAGGCATCTGTTAAATCCCCAATGGAACTCTGCTGTTGCCTTCATTCAGCTTCCTACAGAGGATAAACAAGTGTTTTTTCtgtcctaaagaaaaaaaaaattaattcaatttcTGTAGCAAGACGTCAAGATCTGGCAGCACCTCACAAAGCAATGGACAACTGACATCCGTGCTCATGTTGACTCCCAGAAGAAGTGTACAGATATCTCCCTGCTCATTAAGTACATTTTGGTTGCTTCAAGTAAGCCAGGTGGCTTTCTTTACACTTCAGTAGTACTGCAGACCTTTGTCCTGGAAACGCAGTCCAAatgaagtacagaaaacagTTGGGCAATGTTTTATACCTGTCCATTGTTGCTCAATGGCTCTAATATGTGCATCAGTGAATTTCCAGTAATGTGCCAGCTTCTTCCATTCACCAGGTTTGAGGTATTTAGTGGCTAACCTCCACATTACTGAGCGAATGTGCTGTGTTTCCACCCTGTGATCTTGCTTAAAGGTCAAGTGCTTTGCCACCCAGGAATTGGAGTCACTGTTCAGGTTGTCCTGCAAAGCCAGAACAGGAGTTTCAGCGTGGGATATTGCAGAATTGCTATCACAGTCTTTTGTGGGATAAGATGCAGTTTGGTGGGTCCTGCTGCTTTCATGTTGCAATTCAGCTTTCCTGCTGGCATCAAAGTGCAAAACTGCATCTCGTTCTCATGTCAATCTACAATAGGTTTTGTCCTGTTGGGGCTGACAATCTCAGTGAAGCTGGGACATTAAAGATCTGTTCTGTTGGTATTACTGACATCAGCCCCATCGTGCTCCCTAGACCAAGACCTGCACATGCCCTCCTGCTATCACCAAAGCTTTTTACATAGTTGTCACTCTGCTGTCTCCCACACACCCACAGGTTGCTACAAGCTCACTCTGGCACAGcacatttcttttattcctgtttCAGTCTACTTTAATGATGCATGTTAACAAACACAGTTAATAGCAACTTTGCTGTGGAAGCCCATGGAAATCAGTTTGCATTTCTATAGCACCTTTTATCTGGGACTTGTATGAAGAATTATTTAATCAGATTTCCTTGCTCCCCTAGAACACAGACACGTGCTCACCTCCTTTGCCTGCCAGACTGTAAGCAGGATAAATGACTTTGCTAAGGGCTACATGGGAAGCCCATACAAGGCTCTGACACACAGCATTATTTCTGTGCCTATGCCACAAGCTTATGCCCTCCTTTCCCTTCTATTCCTTCCCTTCTAGAGTACTGCATTTCCTGGTAGCAGGGAATGCTCCAGGTCCATGAAGACGCAAGGAATGTGGTGTTCAGCTGTGCTTTTAACATGCTCTCTGCTCAGACTGCGTTGGGCACAGATCTGGGACTTGGAGGGGGCTGAGGTTGAGCAGCTGTACCCTACACACAGGAGACACTGCTGTCCCACAATTGGGGAACACAGGAggaacagccccagctgtggGGAAGTTTGAGAGGGAAGTTGGTTGTATGATTCCAACAAGAAACTATCACTCACCTTGCAAGAAATGATATTTGTAAGAGGTGAGGTGTCCCCCACTGCTGTAACTCCCAAGGTCACAGTTATTGACCTCAAGCCAACATTTACCTACTCAGTGCTTCAGTTTCTCCttctgggaaaaggaaataattatacCCCATTCTTTTCTGCAAGGCTTTGGGAAAGCTGCCAGAGAATCTTTGAAAACCCCTGTTCACTTCACCACAGCCTGAAGCTTCTAACAAcacaggctttttaaaaaatacaaagcctTAAGTAGATGTGACATGCTGagggcttttgttttcctttaaatgaaagctgagGTCAGGTTGTCATGGAATgtcctgcatttctttcttttttttttgatagttGATAATGTGGAGTCTCAGTGGAGACAATAAAGGCACATCTACCTTGTAAAACACAGGGTATGGTGGTATGAGGTGCTCACCTTTTCCCATTTGTAAAACCGATCTGCCTTGATAATCATGTCTGCCAAGTTGATGTGATTGCCTCGGGCAGCAACATCCAGAGATGTTTTTCCCTGCTGAAatcagaaggggaaaaatgagctggaaaagacctaacTATGCTCACCTGGCAGTCATTAACAGCAGGCAGCTGATCCTATTGAGCAATGTACCTAGCTGTGATGAAGGATCCTTATTCTCCACCTGTAAACCAGGTCTCCTCATGTAAACCATGAATTACCTTCAACTTATTGCATGCAAGGCTTAGGGAGTCATTTGCCaatatcttcagtatttcttctgctgccatGGGAGAACTATCAGTTTGGCAGCAGCATCTGGGAATGCATCTTGTAAGTCACAGTGGATTGTAGGATGCTCTTAGGCACCAGCAATATGGGTGCTGTCTTCAACAGATTAGCTCAGCTCTGCAATCTGAGACATTTTACAGCCTTTTGCATAGCAGGTTTGTTGATGCACAAAGCTGAAGTAGTTTGTGCAACCTCATTAACTTTATAGGATCCACAATGTGTGATTAAAAATGGTCTCCTGGGAGAAGCACAGGTGGATGGGACTATGAAAATGTAACTACACTCCTTACATAAACATAATTTTGGATAAAGTGATTGGCCAGTGGGGAGAGTGTGTATATGTATCTATATAGAGCATAGAGAAGAAAGGCACAAGATTAGAAAGCTGCACATAGGTAGGTGAGCCAGCTCAGCCATCGGGCATATGAAGGATTCTAGTCTCAGATATGAGCAGAAGCCCAGTTTCACACAGAAAAGTGTGAATGTGTTCTCTGCACTGAGCCTTGCTGTGGTTCCACAGACTGCTGGAAGATGACAAATGTTTATTATAGCTAAAGGCTGTTTCAGCCAGGTGGCTTTGGATCTGCTTTTACCCATGTATTAATGGAAGACACTTCATTAACCTCTGCCCAAGCCCCTTTCAGCATTTTCTAGGCACATTACAATGCTTTCAGGCTGCACACAACGTGCATGACTCCTCTAcaattcccttttctttttaaatttaggACCTAAAACCCAGGACACTGGTACCAAATTTATACAAACCAGATACTTTAAACCCGTTAAAATGTACACTGTGATCCCTGATTAACATTATTTATCATACTTCCATCAAAGGTATTAACCTTTGATATTAATGTATACAGTATCTCAACCAGaagttttctgtgttctgtctTCCTAAGAACCAGTCACTTCCTTACTGGAAAAGGCATCAAACCAACCTACTCAGTAACATTTCCAGACCTTATCCCTGGAAGTACCCAGATTTTAATATTCTCCCTAGTGCTTCTTAAAAATTAGGAGAAGTATctgtaaaatgagaaagatCTATTCAACCCACGGAGACGTTCACCTTGTCCGTTAGTTTCAGATTTACTCCTGCAATGAGAATCATCTCGGCGATGTCCTGCCTGCCGTGCTCTGCAGCGATGTGAAGTGAGGTCTGCTGCCTCTGCATAAGAAGGGTGAAAGGAGTAAGTTTCAAAGAGGCACAAGCGTGAGGCTGTGAAGTTAGGAAGGAGCAGTAGCAGACGGAAGCACTGGAAGAACAAtcagctctgccttcctttcctctctaaCCCTTTTTCAACTGAGACACAAACACCTTGAACTGGCACTGGGTTCCTCAAGCTGAGCCACGGTCTGCCCCTGTCCTAGCACTGGGATGCCTCCCTGATGACATTTCAATCTGAAGAAGGAACCTCTTCAGTCTCATACATCTCCTGGGGCTCACTTGTAGGAACgttttatttcatgttatttaaACGTTTTCTGTAGGCAAATAGTTTGGCAAGGAAGCAATGAACCTGTGCCAATTCTTTGTTCTGAGGATAAAGGGTCTGCTTAGTGCTTACACACTGCAATCTGGAATTACTTaatagaaaaaattaaaaatcaaatacaaaatgtGGTGATTGCGTGGTTGCACGGACAGAATATCTCCACAGGAATGAATATTATCCAAAACACTACAAACAAGCCACAAAGTTGCAAATAAAGCCCCTCATTCCCAAAATTATAATCAGTCAAGACAACCAATTACCTTTGGGGAATACCTTCTGGCCTGAAATTTCAGTCACCTGATTCCAGCAGAGGGCAGAGTTTACACCATGTCCCAGGGACACGGCACAGCCCACACGGTGAGTGAGCACTATCAAGAGCTTACCTCACTGTAGCACCCAGTATCATTTCACAGGCTTCACATTTCCTAAATTACACTTCCAGCTTTTCCCCATTTTAAAGCACTCCTCTTTAGTCCCATCCCCAAGGTCCCCATCTTCCACAAAATGGGTTCAcattgcagaggaaaaaaaaaaaaagttgcagacTTACATTATCTGGAATGTCAAGGTCACACTCTGCATCAATGAGGAGCTTCACCAGTGCTGGGAAGTTCTGCAGTACCGCCAAGTGTGTTGCTGAAGCATTTTGCTGTACAAGAAAAGAACCTGTGCTTAGACAGCACTCACTTCCATCACATAAAAAGACTGCATTGTGCCCACAGTGTCCAAAATAAGACAAGTGCCAGCCTGGACTGGGGGGTACTGGGGATACTGCCTCATAAGCACAGGCTCCACAGAAGCACCGGTCTTTACAAAGTTGCTTGGTGCTCTTGAACAGCTTCACCAGCTGTCTTTGCCTATTGGTATGGAACGAGAGCAATGAGTGGGACTCACATGATTAACAGCATCGACGTGGATTCCTGCATCCACAAGGATCCTGGCTATCTCCTCATAGCCATGTAGCGCTGCATAATGAAGgcagttcattttcttctagAGGCACATCAAAAAATACAAGTATTAGTCAGGGCTTCTTCTCAGAAGCCACATTTGTTACAGACTATTCACAGAAACCTCCACGCTTCCTTCCTGCAAGAAACCCATGCCCCAGAACTAGTAAATCCACACAGATcatctccacagctctctggTCCCAGAGCAGCTTCATGTACCCCTTTGTACAAAGCCACACAGGCTTTCATCTGCACTCTCTGCTCTACTTCTGCCAACTCCAATTTTCTTAAGGCAGACCTGAACCCAAGACCTTTCTACAGGTATCCTGTCATGACAGCAACAGGGTTATAAAGGAATCTACAGAGGAAGACTAGCCTCTGTGATGAAGGGGCTCTCTCAAGACTTAGGTGACTGCACAAAGGGCTTCTCCACGCTCACACTACATCACCCAGCCATTCTCCAAAAGAAAGCTCAAAACTAACCCTGCACAAGCTGCTGGCTGTACCAACACAGTTGCACAAGCTGTGCAGGTACAGTAGTCACACTAGAGAAAGCTTCTGACAAAGGAGTCACCTCCACAGAGCTCACCTGAGTTTGGACATTGACATCAGCACCTGCTGCCAAGAGCAGCTTTACACAGTCACTGTGACCTCCCTCAGCAGCCAGGTGTAAACATGTAAGTCCTTCCTGGAACAAGGCAGGACGAGAGAAGCAAAAAGGGAAACACACTGCTCTTCTGTAAGCAAGGACAAGATGAAGTAGTAGAACAAGCAAGTCTCAACCATATGTTCTGAATTCATGACATGTTAAAATAACAAGTGTGATTGTTAGGAAAATAATGAACACAATTATCTGTCACTAACAGAGTACTGCTCTGTCCTTATGCCATGGGAAGCAGCTGGCCCACAGGCCACACtgcttctcccttttcctcctgAGGGCTACAGCTCATTTCTTtgcaagaaagcagcagaattcATAGGTGAGTTCATCTGGTTTTATTATAGCTCTTGCAGAGGGGGCAGCTATTCTGGGAGTAACAAATGCTACCAGTTACTAAAATTGCtggtttcctttttctttcagatcttaGTGACAATCAAATGTACTTTGGAAGAACTGTAACCAAATAAGACTAAAAAATAGCTGATAAACTTAATTGGAAGTGTGCCGTGGAATGAATACTAGCTTAACTGAGCCAATATTTGCTATCTAAGTCATTAACTGTGTTCTAGCCACAGAATTTTCTGAAGCAGGTCTATCAAAGAGAGATCTCAAACAGAAGGGCCATATGTTCCGTGGCTAAGTCAATACTATAAAGCACACTGAAGCTGAGTTTAAAACACACTCAATAACTATTTAGGCACTTGAATGTACAAGGgtcagagagaaaaagggagatAACAGAATGATAAGGTAGGTGAGGAGgtacaactgaaagaaaatgagacacCTTAAAATTGGATATTGGTCCAAGAAGGATGTT
This Lagopus muta isolate bLagMut1 chromosome 10, bLagMut1 primary, whole genome shotgun sequence DNA region includes the following protein-coding sequences:
- the ANKDD1A gene encoding ankyrin repeat and death domain-containing protein 1A isoform X2, with the translated sequence MGDEPASEDDTLLHSEKEFHDAAKRNDTARMEELIKRGVDIKAKNNTERTALHWAAGAGNVDAVRLLLDHDVPVDDEDSFGMNALLLSAWFGHLHVLHILVNAGAKINCVNKNGRNLLHCAAQKGHLRVMEFIMEDLEDVCVDQTDKMDRTAFHLAAEHGQLEVVEFLIRHGCSHSAKDKEKDTALHLAAKNGHLSVLQKIVDVGVDLDEKNLEGLTCLHLAAEGGHSDCVKLLLAAGADVNVQTQKKMNCLHYAALHGYEEIARILVDAGIHVDAVNHQNASATHLAVLQNFPALVKLLIDAECDLDIPDNQGKTSLDVAARGNHINLADMIIKADRFYKWEKDNLNSDSNSWVAKHLTFKQDHRVETQHIRSVMWRLATKYLKPGEWKKLAHYWKFTDAHIRAIEQQWTGTASYREHGHRMLLIWLHGVIMAGENPVKGLYEGLVGIGRRDLAESIRKKANADPASPKKCTAM
- the ANKDD1A gene encoding ankyrin repeat and death domain-containing protein 1A isoform X1 codes for the protein MGDEPASEDDTLLHSEKEFHDAAKRNDTARMEELIKRGVDIKAKNNTERTALHWAAGAGNVDAVRLLLDHDVPVDDEDSFGMNALLLSAWFGHLHVLHILVNAGAKINCVNKNGRNLLHCAAQKGHLRVMEFIMEDLEDVCVDQTDKMDRTAFHLAAEHGQLEVVEFLIRHGCSHSAKDKEKDTALHLAAKNGHLSVLQKIVDVGVDLDEKNLEGLTCLHLAAEGGHSDCVKLLLAAGADVNVQTQKKMNCLHYAALHGYEEIARILVDAGIHVDAVNHQNASATHLAVLQNFPALVKLLIDAECDLDIPDNRQQTSLHIAAEHGRQDIAEMILIAGVNLKLTDKQGKTSLDVAARGNHINLADMIIKADRFYKWEKDNLNSDSNSWVAKHLTFKQDHRVETQHIRSVMWRLATKYLKPGEWKKLAHYWKFTDAHIRAIEQQWTGTASYREHGHRMLLIWLHGVIMAGENPVKGLYEGLVGIGRRDLAESIRKKANADPASPKKCTAM
- the ANKDD1A gene encoding ankyrin repeat and death domain-containing protein 1A isoform X3 produces the protein MNALLLSAWFGHLHVLHILVNAGAKINCVNKNGRNLLHCAAQKGHLRVMEFIMEDLEDVCVDQTDKMDRTAFHLAAEHGQLEVVEFLIRHGCSHSAKDKEKDTALHLAAKNGHLSVLQKIVDVGVDLDEKNLEGLTCLHLAAEGGHSDCVKLLLAAGADVNVQTQKKMNCLHYAALHGYEEIARILVDAGIHVDAVNHQNASATHLAVLQNFPALVKLLIDAECDLDIPDNRQQTSLHIAAEHGRQDIAEMILIAGVNLKLTDKQGKTSLDVAARGNHINLADMIIKADRFYKWEKDNLNSDSNSWVAKHLTFKQDHRVETQHIRSVMWRLATKYLKPGEWKKLAHYWKFTDAHIRAIEQQWTGTASYREHGHRMLLIWLHGVIMAGENPVKGLYEGLVGIGRRDLAESIRKKANADPASPKKCTAM